The genomic interval CGTCGCGCACGATCACGCAGCCGACCATCGGATTGGGGCGCGTGGTGTAGGCGCCGCGCTCGGCCAGGCGCAGCGCCTGCGCCATGTGCCGATGATCGTCGGCGGAGAATTCGCTCATGACGTCCGCGCTCATGACGTCCGGGCTCATGCGGTCTGCGCTGCTGCCGCCAGCGTGCCGGCGTCGATACGCATCACCGTCACCTGCAGCGGCCCCAACGGCAGCTGCACATGCGGCTGCCAGCCCAGGCCTTCGTAGTACGGCACCAAGCGCGGTTCGCAATACAGGTACAGCGGGCCCGGCTGCAACCGCGCCGCAGCCTGCACGCAATGCGCGACCAGTCGCGCGCCGACGCCGCCGCTGCGCGCCTGCGGGCGCACGTACAGCGTCGCCAGCCACGGCGAGAACTGGCGGATGCGCGCATCGTCGTTCTGCAGCAGGCTGACCGAGCCCAGCCAGTCGTCGCCGTCCAGCGCGATCCAGCTGGTCGGGATGCGGCTGTCGCAGCGATGGCTGCGCAGATCGGCTTCGGCCTCGACCACGCTCCACTCCGGCAGCAGCTCGCCGAAGGCCTGCAGATGTTCGCGGGCCAATGCGGAAATATGCTGCGACGCCTCGGCCAGGCAAACGATGCGCATGCCGCTCTCAGCGCTTGCCGGACTTGTCGCCCGGCTTGTCGGCGCGGACCAGGTCCAGCAGCGGCAACTGCTCGCTGCCCACCGGCAATTCGCGCTCGAGCTTCTCGATCTCCTCGCGGAAATCGGCCACGTCCTGGAAGCTGCGGTACACCGAGGCGAAACGCACGTAGCCGACGTGGTCCAGCTTGCGCAGTTCGGCCATCACGTATTCGCCGACCCGGATCGACGGCAATTCGCGCTCGCCCGACATGC from Xanthomonas sp. DAR 34887 carries:
- a CDS encoding GNAT family N-acetyltransferase, whose protein sequence is MRIVCLAEASQHISALAREHLQAFGELLPEWSVVEAEADLRSHRCDSRIPTSWIALDGDDWLGSVSLLQNDDARIRQFSPWLATLYVRPQARSGGVGARLVAHCVQAAARLQPGPLYLYCEPRLVPYYEGLGWQPHVQLPLGPLQVTVMRIDAGTLAAAAQTA